A stretch of Apodemus sylvaticus chromosome 18, mApoSyl1.1, whole genome shotgun sequence DNA encodes these proteins:
- the Cbr4 gene encoding 3-oxoacyl-[acyl-carrier-protein] reductase isoform X3: protein MEKVCAVFGGSRGIGKAVAQLMAQKGYRLAIISRNLEVAKATAGELGGNHLAFRCDVAKEQDVHSTFEEMEKRLGPVRFLVNAAGINRDSLLVRTKTEDMISQLHTNLLGTMLTCKAAMKTMIQQGGSIVNVGSIIGLKGNVGQSSYSATKGGLVGFSRSLAKEVARKKIRVNVVAPDSVSDMSALTRDL, encoded by the exons atggaaaAAGTCTGTGCTGTTTTTGGAGGCTCCCGGGGGATCGGCAAGGCTGTAGCCCAGCTAATGGCCCAGAAGGGTTACCGCCTGGCGATCATCTCCAGAAACTTGGAAGTGGCCAAAGCCACCGCCGGCGAGCTCGGCG GAAACCACCTGGCATTTAGGTGCGATGTTGCCAAAGAACAAGATGTTCACAGTACCTTTGAAGAGATGGAGAAACGTTTAGGTCCAGTGCGCTTCTTGGTAAATGCAGCTGGTATTAACAG aGACAGTCTTCTAGTAAGAACAAAAACTGAAGATATGATATCTCAGCTTCACACTAACCTCCTGGGCACCATGCTGACCTGTAAAGCCGCTATGAAGACAATGATTCAGCAGGGGGGATCTATTGTTAACGTGG GGAGTATTATTGGTTTAAAAGGCAATGTGGGCCAGTCCTCGTACAGCGCCACCAAAGGAGGGCTTGTTGGGTTTTCCCGCTCGCTTGCTAAAGAGGTTGCACGGAAGAAAATCAGAGTGAATGTGGTTGCACCAG
- the Cbr4 gene encoding 3-oxoacyl-[acyl-carrier-protein] reductase isoform X1: MEKVCAVFGGSRGIGKAVAQLMAQKGYRLAIISRNLEVAKATAGELGGNHLAFRCDVAKEQDVHSTFEEMEKRLGPVRFLVNAAGINRDSLLVRTKTEDMISQLHTNLLGTMLTCKAAMKTMIQQGGSIVNVGSIIGLKGNVGQSSYSATKGGLVGFSRSLAKEVARKKIRVNVVAPGFIHTDMTKHLKEEHFKKNIPLGRFGEALEVAHAVVFLLESPYITGHVLIVDGGLQLTV, translated from the exons atggaaaAAGTCTGTGCTGTTTTTGGAGGCTCCCGGGGGATCGGCAAGGCTGTAGCCCAGCTAATGGCCCAGAAGGGTTACCGCCTGGCGATCATCTCCAGAAACTTGGAAGTGGCCAAAGCCACCGCCGGCGAGCTCGGCG GAAACCACCTGGCATTTAGGTGCGATGTTGCCAAAGAACAAGATGTTCACAGTACCTTTGAAGAGATGGAGAAACGTTTAGGTCCAGTGCGCTTCTTGGTAAATGCAGCTGGTATTAACAG aGACAGTCTTCTAGTAAGAACAAAAACTGAAGATATGATATCTCAGCTTCACACTAACCTCCTGGGCACCATGCTGACCTGTAAAGCCGCTATGAAGACAATGATTCAGCAGGGGGGATCTATTGTTAACGTGG GGAGTATTATTGGTTTAAAAGGCAATGTGGGCCAGTCCTCGTACAGCGCCACCAAAGGAGGGCTTGTTGGGTTTTCCCGCTCGCTTGCTAAAGAGGTTGCACGGAAGAAAATCAGAGTGAATGTGGTTGCACCAG GATTTATTCATACGGATATGACAAAACACTTGAAAGAAGaacatttcaagaaaaatatCCCTCTTGGGAGGTTTGGAGAAGCTCTTGAGGTGGCACATGCCGTTGTGTTTCTTTTAGAGTCACCATACATCACAGGACATGTTCTTATCGTGGATGGAGGATTACAGCTCACTGTctaa
- the Cbr4 gene encoding 3-oxoacyl-[acyl-carrier-protein] reductase isoform X2, whose amino-acid sequence MEKVCAVFGGSRGIGKAVAQLMAQKGYRLAIISRNLEVAKATAGELGGNHLAFRCDVAKEQDVHSTFEEMEKRLGPVRFLVNAAGINRDSLLVRTKTEDMISQLHTNLLGTMLTCKAAMKTMIQQGGSIVNVGSIIGLKGNVGQSSYSATKGGLVGFSRSLAKEVARKKIRVNVVAPGRADCVGLITCGSPSPEEMDHPFLSSL is encoded by the exons atggaaaAAGTCTGTGCTGTTTTTGGAGGCTCCCGGGGGATCGGCAAGGCTGTAGCCCAGCTAATGGCCCAGAAGGGTTACCGCCTGGCGATCATCTCCAGAAACTTGGAAGTGGCCAAAGCCACCGCCGGCGAGCTCGGCG GAAACCACCTGGCATTTAGGTGCGATGTTGCCAAAGAACAAGATGTTCACAGTACCTTTGAAGAGATGGAGAAACGTTTAGGTCCAGTGCGCTTCTTGGTAAATGCAGCTGGTATTAACAG aGACAGTCTTCTAGTAAGAACAAAAACTGAAGATATGATATCTCAGCTTCACACTAACCTCCTGGGCACCATGCTGACCTGTAAAGCCGCTATGAAGACAATGATTCAGCAGGGGGGATCTATTGTTAACGTGG GGAGTATTATTGGTTTAAAAGGCAATGTGGGCCAGTCCTCGTACAGCGCCACCAAAGGAGGGCTTGTTGGGTTTTCCCGCTCGCTTGCTAAAGAGGTTGCACGGAAGAAAATCAGAGTGAATGTGGTTGCACCAG gtagGGCTGACTGCGTGGGACTGATCACCTGTGGCAGCCCATCCCCGGAGGAGATGGATCATCCTTTCCTCAGCAGCCTGTAG